A genome region from Gigantopelta aegis isolate Gae_Host chromosome 3, Gae_host_genome, whole genome shotgun sequence includes the following:
- the LOC121369400 gene encoding chloride intracellular channel protein 2-like isoform X1, whose translation MEKVTPRFDIYVKCASDGKSVGDCPFSQRVCMVAILKIPTDLFCIIPVDISNKPEAFLKLNPDGTVPVLVDRSDKQMISDSGKIVQYIDSLFLDPDVRVGYTGPARDATDAVFGKLAAWLKDSRLDQTEKLRSALTAELSKCNDYLSSVSDGFLLGDSLCDLDCSVLPKLRHVQVAGNYFRNFDIPEHHSALLGYIRRGEATDVFKQTCPEDREIIHGWAQHGVTVLNK comes from the exons ATGGAG AAAGTGACACCTCGATTTGACATCTACGTCAAGTGTGCCAGTGATGGGAAGTCTGTTGGCGACTGTCCTTTCTCCCAGCGAGTTtgtatggtggccatcttgaaaatccCCACagatctattttgtatcattCCTGTGGATATATCTAATAAACCCGAGGCATTTCTCAAACTGAACCCGGATGGAACTGTCCCCGTGCTCGTGGACCGCTCGGACAAGCAGATGATATCAGACTCGGGCAAGATCGTCCAGTACATCGATTCTCTCTTTCTAGACCCGGATGTGAGAGTAGGCTACACCGGGCCTGCGCGTGACGCCACTGACGCAGTGTTCGGAAAGCTGGCCGCCTGGTTAAAGGACTCTCGTCTTGATCAGACAGAAAAGCTGCGGTCGGCTTTAACAGCGGAGTTAAGTAAATGTAATGACTACTTATCTAGCGTCAGTGACGGGTTTCTGCTCGGTGACAGTCTGTGTGATCTCGACTGTTCCGTGCTCCCCAAACTGAGACACGTCCAAGTGGCTGGCAACTACTTCAGAAACTTCGACATACCCGAACACCACTCGGCACTGCTCGGGTATATTCGGCGTGGTGAAGCGACGGACGTGTTTAAACAGACGTGCCCCGAAGACCGCGAAATCATACACGGGTGGGCACAACACGGAGTTACCGTTCTTAACAAGTGA
- the LOC121369400 gene encoding glutathione S-transferase DHAR1, mitochondrial-like isoform X2: protein MVAILKIPTDLFCIIPVDISNKPEAFLKLNPDGTVPVLVDRSDKQMISDSGKIVQYIDSLFLDPDVRVGYTGPARDATDAVFGKLAAWLKDSRLDQTEKLRSALTAELSKCNDYLSSVSDGFLLGDSLCDLDCSVLPKLRHVQVAGNYFRNFDIPEHHSALLGYIRRGEATDVFKQTCPEDREIIHGWAQHGVTVLNK, encoded by the coding sequence atggtggccatcttgaaaatccCCACagatctattttgtatcattCCTGTGGATATATCTAATAAACCCGAGGCATTTCTCAAACTGAACCCGGATGGAACTGTCCCCGTGCTCGTGGACCGCTCGGACAAGCAGATGATATCAGACTCGGGCAAGATCGTCCAGTACATCGATTCTCTCTTTCTAGACCCGGATGTGAGAGTAGGCTACACCGGGCCTGCGCGTGACGCCACTGACGCAGTGTTCGGAAAGCTGGCCGCCTGGTTAAAGGACTCTCGTCTTGATCAGACAGAAAAGCTGCGGTCGGCTTTAACAGCGGAGTTAAGTAAATGTAATGACTACTTATCTAGCGTCAGTGACGGGTTTCTGCTCGGTGACAGTCTGTGTGATCTCGACTGTTCCGTGCTCCCCAAACTGAGACACGTCCAAGTGGCTGGCAACTACTTCAGAAACTTCGACATACCCGAACACCACTCGGCACTGCTCGGGTATATTCGGCGTGGTGAAGCGACGGACGTGTTTAAACAGACGTGCCCCGAAGACCGCGAAATCATACACGGGTGGGCACAACACGGAGTTACCGTTCTTAACAAGTGA
- the LOC121368958 gene encoding midasin-like, producing the protein METLDDKKENGMETLDDKKENGIETLDDKKENGMETLDDKKENGMETLDDKKENGIETLGDQKENGIETLDDQKENGIKTLDDKKENGMETLDDKKENGIETLDDKKENGMETLDDKKENGMETLDDKKENGIETLGDQKENGIETLDDQKENGIETLGGQKENGIETLDDQKENGIKTLDDKKENGIETLGDQKENGIETLGGQKENETLDDQKENGIETLDDQKGNGIETLNDQKENGIETLYDQKENDIETLYDQKKNGIETLNDKKENGIETLGDQKENGIETLDDQKENGIKTLDDKKENGIETLGDQKENGIETLGGQKENGIETLGDQKENSIETLDDQKENGIETLNDKKENGIETLNDQKENGIETLYDQKKNGIETLNDKKENGIETLGDQKENGIETLDDLKENGIETPDDQKENGIETPYDQKENGIETLGDQKENGIETLGDQKENGIETLDDQKENGIETLNDQKENGVATLECQKKNGYRDTDVLNRNVYSI; encoded by the exons ATGGAGACACTGGACGATAAGAAAGAGAATGGTATGGAGACACTGGACGATAAGAAAGAGAATGGTATAGAGACACTGGACGATAAGAAAGAGAATGGTATGGAGACACTGGACGATAAGAAAGAGAATGGTATGGAGACACTGGACGATAAGAAAGAGAATGGTATAGAGACACTGGGCGATCAAAAAGAGAATGGTATAGAGACACTGGATGATCAGAAAGAGAATGGTATAAAGACACTGGACGATAAGAAAGAGAATGGTATGGAGACACTGGACGATAAGAAAGAGAATGGTATAGAGACACTGGACGATAAGAAAGAGAATGGTATGGAGACACTGGACGATAAGAAAGAGAATGGTATGGAGACACTGGACGATAAGAAAGAGAATGGTATAGAGACACTGGGCGATCAAAAAGAGAATGGTATAGAGACACTGGATGATCAGAAAGAGAATGGTATAGAGACACTGGGCGGTCAGAAAGAGAATGGTATAGAGACACTGGACGATCAGAAAGAGAATGGTATAAAGACACTGGACGATAAGAAAGAGAATGGTATAGAGACACTGGGCGATCAAAAAGAGAATGGTATAGAGACACTGGGCGGTCAGAAAGAGAATG AGACACTGGACGATCAGAAAGAGAATGGTATAGAGACACTGGACGACCAGAAAGGGAATGGTATAGAGACACTGAACGACCAGAAAGAGAATGGTATAGAGACACTGTACGACCAGAAAGAGAATGATATAGAGACACTGTACGATCAGAAAAAGAATGGTATAGAGACACTGAATGATAAGAAAGAGAATGGTATAGAGACACTGGGCGATCAGAAAGAGAATGGTATAGAGACACTGGACGATCAGAAAGAGAATGGTATAAAGACACTGGACGATAAGAAAGAGAATGGTATAGAGACACTGGGCGATCAAAAAGAGAATGGTATAGAGACACTGGGCGGTCAGAAAGAGAATGGTATAGAGACACTGGGCGATCAGAAAGAGAATAGTATAGAGACACTGGACGATCAGAAAGAGAATGGTATAGAGACACTGAATGATAAGAAAGAGAATGGTATAGAGACACTGAACGACCAGAAAGAGAATGGTATAGAGACACTGTACGATCAGAAAAAGAATGGTATAGAGACACTTAATGATAAGAAAGAGAATGGTATAGAGACACTGGGCGATCAGAAAGAGAATGGTATAGAGACACTGGACGACCTGAAAGAGAATGGTATAGAGACACCGGACGATCAGAAAGAGAATGGTATAGAGACACCGTACGATCAGAAAGAGAATGGTATAGAGACACTGGGCGATCAGAAAGAGAATGGTATAGAGACACTGGGCGATCAGAAAGAGAATGGTATAGAGACACTGGACGATCAGAAAGAGAATGGTATAGAGACACTGAACGATCAGAAAGAGAATGGTGTAGCGACACTGGAGTGTCAGAAAAAGAATGGGTATcgagacactgatgttctaaacaggAACGTTTATTCAATTTAA